In Deltaproteobacteria bacterium HGW-Deltaproteobacteria-6, one genomic interval encodes:
- a CDS encoding amidohydrolase — MQTDHFDMIIQGGTLLTMSANMDKIENAVVGIRDGRIALVDKNRSLPAGKIVDAEGCLILPGLVNTHTHLPMVCFRGLADDLPLMDWLTHHIFPMEARFVNKKMVYDGSLLAMAEMILSGTTTFCDGYFFENQIAEAVRTCGMRAVVSQGFADFATPDNPRFGKMMEAADRFVKRWLPCAPMITPAFFCHSPYTCSPQTLVNVKAAARESGILYLTHLLENKDETDTIEKRYGKKPVRHLLDLGVLDHRTIAVHCNWLTGEDMAIFADLGVSVSHNPVSSMKLASGVAPVPQMLACGIAVGLGTDGSASNNALDMFREMDTSAKIHKVTTLDPTVMSAETVVRMATIGGARVLGMDHLIGSIEVGKKADIIMVDMNKPHLTPLYNPYSQLVYAARGADVKTSIIDGKIVMDNRQLSTIDLSAVMNNVREIAAPIAAEHPSKI, encoded by the coding sequence ATGCAAACAGATCATTTCGATATGATTATTCAAGGTGGGACGCTGCTGACCATGTCCGCGAACATGGACAAGATTGAAAACGCCGTCGTCGGCATCAGGGACGGCCGCATTGCCCTGGTGGATAAAAACCGCAGCCTTCCGGCCGGCAAAATCGTTGATGCGGAAGGTTGTCTTATTCTACCCGGACTGGTCAACACGCATACCCATCTGCCGATGGTCTGCTTCCGGGGACTGGCGGACGATCTGCCGCTCATGGACTGGCTCACGCATCATATTTTTCCCATGGAGGCGCGCTTCGTCAACAAAAAAATGGTTTATGACGGCTCGCTGCTTGCCATGGCCGAAATGATCCTGTCCGGCACGACAACATTTTGCGACGGATATTTTTTTGAGAATCAAATTGCCGAAGCCGTGCGGACCTGCGGCATGCGCGCGGTGGTTTCCCAGGGCTTTGCCGATTTCGCCACGCCGGACAATCCCCGGTTCGGGAAAATGATGGAGGCGGCGGACCGGTTTGTCAAACGCTGGCTGCCTTGTGCGCCGATGATCACGCCGGCCTTCTTTTGTCATTCCCCCTATACCTGTTCCCCGCAAACACTGGTGAATGTGAAGGCGGCGGCCCGCGAATCCGGGATTCTGTACCTGACCCACCTGCTGGAGAACAAAGACGAGACCGACACGATTGAAAAACGCTACGGCAAGAAACCGGTGCGGCATCTTCTCGATCTGGGTGTGCTCGACCATCGGACCATTGCCGTGCATTGCAACTGGCTGACCGGCGAAGACATGGCCATCTTCGCCGATCTGGGGGTCAGTGTGTCCCATAATCCGGTCAGTTCCATGAAACTGGCTTCCGGGGTCGCGCCTGTTCCGCAAATGCTCGCCTGCGGCATAGCGGTCGGTCTGGGCACGGACGGCTCCGCCAGCAACAACGCCCTGGACATGTTCCGGGAAATGGACACGTCGGCAAAAATTCATAAAGTGACCACGCTCGATCCCACGGTTATGAGCGCCGAAACCGTTGTCCGCATGGCGACCATCGGCGGCGCCCGCGTCCTGGGAATGGATCACCTGATCGGCTCCATCGAAGTGGGCAAAAAGGCAGACATCATCATGGTGGATATGAATAAGCCCCACCTGACGCCGCTTTACAACCCATACTCCCAGCTGGTCTATGCGGCGCGCGGCGCGGATGTGAAGACCAGCATCATCGATGGAAAAATCGTTATGGACAATCGACAGCTGTCGACGATTGATCTGTCAGCCGTCATGAACAATGTCCGCGAGATTGCCGCCCCTATTGCGGCGGAGCATCCCTCCAAAATCTAG